The following is a genomic window from Malus sylvestris chromosome 12, drMalSylv7.2, whole genome shotgun sequence.
TCTTTCTCCTTGAGACTTCGAGGTGTTAAGTTCTATTTCTTTTCATCCTAAGTTGTTTTGAACAAGAAGCGATAGAGTGTAACATTATTAAGAATAACCAAATACAATAGGAGGTGGATGAGTACATTATTTCCGGTAACCAATTTTGTTGATATGGAGATAATTTACATTGAacataaataattttaaaactcCTATACGATTACCACACAAAACCACAAGAAGCAAGAGTCTCAAAACAAATCTATCAAAACAAATGTGATCGCAAACGACCTTATCACACAACTTATTGTTGCAACACAAACAAATTACCGAAGCAACACATAAACCCTACTAAATACTTAAAAGaactaaaaaccaaaccaaTGACGTGTCCACTGAGAAGATCCCTACCTAAGCACATGTatcacatgttttttttttgtcaaaaaatagattttgttagatttgtTGACTCCAACATCTGAATCAACTAATTCAAGTCAACTTGCAACCACCAAACCTCCCAACGGACAAAATTTACTCAAGATCGGACCCATCCAACGGTGGAAACACTAGGATGCACCACATCTACCACATGCACCCGCCCACACTATACCCACAAAAAAAGTAAGAGGAACAACCTTTTTAACGAAATAaataaggaaagaaaaataattttattacaAGATGCAATGAATAAGTTACCGCCTTTTCCGTGCGAGAACGTCCAGGTTCTCTTCACATCACACACACTTGCGGGCCCCACGGCCTCCCCTTAAAGGCTAAAAGTTAAACATCGCATTCCTCACCACTGACCCAGCTGCTGGTCTGCAATCTGCATTTGGGTATTTGTATTTTGGTTTCTGGGATTCGTTTCTGCTACGAGTTGGTGGAGAAAGATCGAGTCTTTGGAGGTGATTAATGGTGGGGTTTGCATAAAAAGTTGGATTGAGTAATAAAGTTTCCGACTTTCGGGTTTTGATTTGGACACGGGAGGCACCGAGGTGTGTTCTTATtgcttactttttttttttcctgatttttttccttctgCTCTTGTTTTCTCTGAGATTTTGATTCactgaaatcaaacttttgcTTGTAgtttttgaaatgaaagaaggGTTTTAGAAGAACCGGGAAAAAAACAGCAGAGGAGTGGATTGTAGGAAGTTTGGAGGGCTGTTTTGATTGGAAAGGTAGAATTTTGATTGGGAAGATAGAAAGTTTAGGAGTTTTTGGCAGATGGGAAGGTTGGATCTTAGGAGTTTAGAAAGTGGTTATGTCAGTCACCCTCCAACAATCCAGGTGTTTTTCATATCTTAGAATACGGGAAATGTGTTTTGGGATTCGTAATTTGGGATTGAAGTGATAGAATTCGAGTGGTTTTCGTTGTTTTTGGGGTGTTCGAGTGAGTTTGGTTGTTCCGGAGTTTGAAAGATTGAAAGTTTGATAGAAGTGGAATGATCTGAACAAATTCATCACTTGGGCGGGTGCAATGTTCAGAGCATTAGCAATTGGATTGTTGGTTTTGTGTTTCGTTACATTAGTTTCGGGCAGTGATCATGACTTTTCACATTGCAATTGTGACGAGGAGGGTTTTTGGAGCATACCAAACATTCTGGAGTGCCAAAGAGTGAGTGATTTCTTGATTGCAATAGCATATTTTTCAATCCCTGTAGAACTCCTTTACTTTGTCAGCTGCTCGAACGTTCCATTCAAATGGGTCCTCCTGCAGTTTATTGCCTTCATAGTTCTCTGTGGGTTGACCCATTTGCTGAATGCGTGGACGTATTATGGCCGCTACACGTTCCAGTTGATGCTGTCCCTCACCATTGCCAAATTCCTCACGGCCTTGGTCTCTTGCGCAACCGTAATAACCCTTTTAACTCTGTTCCCTATGATTCTCAAAGTAAAAGTGAGAGAATTGTTCTTGAGGCAAAATGTGATGGAATTAGACCAAGAGGTTGGGATGATGAAGATACAGAAGGAAGCGAGTTGGCATGTTCGAATGCTGACCCAGGAAATTAGAAAGTCGCTTGACAAACACACCATATTGTATACAACTCTGGTTGAGCTTTCAAAGACACTAGACTTGCATAATTGTGCAGTTTGGATGCCGAATGAGAAAAGAGGAGAGATGAACCTGACCCATGAGTTGAAAACAAGTTCTTCGCAACAGTATCGCCGTTCTATCCCAATCAATGACCCAGATGTGTTAGAGATAAGAGAGAGCGAGAGGGTAATGATCCTGAGGCCTGATTCGGCATTGGGGTCTGCAAGTAGCGTCGAGTCTAGTGAATCAGGTGCTGTAGCAGCAATCCGGATGCCAATGCTTCgggtttcaaatttcaaaggagGTACACCTCAGTTGGTTGATACGCATTATGCTATATTGGTTTTGGTTCTTCCGGTTGCAGATTCTGGAGGTTGGAGCCATCATGAGCTGGAGATAGTGGAAGTTGTGGCTGACCAAGTTGCCGTGGCTCTATCCCATGCTGCTGTACTTGAAGAGTCTCAACTAATGAGGGAGAAACTGGCTGAGCAAAATCGAGCGTTGCAACAAGCTAAGAAGAATGCAATGATGGCTAGCCAAGCAAGGCACTCGTTTCAGAAGGTAATGAGTCATGGAATGAGAAGGCCAATGCATACGATTTTGGGTTTGCTCTCAATGTTCCAAGATAATTTAAGTTTCAAACAGAGCATTATTGTGGACACAATGGAGAAAACTAGTTACGTTATCTGCACTTTGATAAATGATGTGATGGAGATGTCGGTAAAAGATAATGGAAGGTTCCCGTTGGAGATGAGGCCTTTTGAACTACATTCTATGATCAAGGAAGCTGCTTGCCTTGCCAAATGCTTGTGTATGTATAAAGGCTTTAGCTTTGAAATTGATGTTCAAAGCTCATTGCCTAATCAGGTGATGGGAGACGAGAAAAGGACTTTCCAAGTACTCTTGCATATGATTGGGTACCTATTGAGTACCTATAATGGTGGGGGGACTGTCGTCTTTCGGGCTATTTCTGAGAGTGGTACTGATGGCCTTGATGATAGATTGCAAGGAATGTGGAGAATGGGTATTCCAGATGAGTACATTTGTATAAAGTTTGAATTTGAGATTAGTGAGGCAAATTCTTATCCCGGTGGATTAATAGCATCGACACACGATGCTTGTAGGCAGCACAACAATGATGCAATCAAGAAGGGCCTGAGCTTCAGCATTTGTAAGAAGATTGTCCAGGTAAGCACAACAATGTTTGTTTGTGttattaatattgtttattCTGCTGCTTGATGCTGTATAATTTGCTTCATTGTAATTTGTGACCGATCAATTGAACTGTTGGTATGCTCCCCATGAAGTTGATTATTGCCGTCTTGATCCGTGCATTCTTATATGAGTCTATTTCAACTGCATGTAGAAGGTCTTTGTGAGAAATGAGTAGTCAGAGTCCACGGTCTCAGAAGTCATGCATGTTGGTTAACTTGTTTCCTTGCTTTTTAGTCTCACTTTCAAAGGATATCTTATGCGCCTTTAAATGAACACGGCACCACATTCTCTCCACACCATATCTCAGGCAACCTCTAGTTTGATCGGCGACCTATTTCTACTGTATTTAATTTGTAATATTGTTGGTCAAATTGTATTTTCTGCTCTGAAGTTAGAACAATATATTGGTCAAGGACTATATAAGTCAGATAGTAACAGTCTTCActtttatgtcaaattttaggGTCATGGATACAATTTCACTGTATAAATACAGGTACAGTTTTGATCTGGATTGTTTTCTTCCAAAATATATGTTTCTACAAGAAATGCTAATAAGATTTAGAAAATACTTACCGCAGCTTGCATCGCTAATTATTTTGTGCAGCTCATTTATAGATTTTGATTTATGCATTGATATGAGAAGGCAATCAAAATATGAATAATGTTAGAAACTTATGGTTCTTCGGTAATAAATTTATGTACAGATGATGCAAGGCAATATCTGGATATCCATGAACCCAGTGGAATTTGCAGAAAGCATGACACTTGTTCTCAGGTTTCAAATCCTGTCATCTATGGGAAGAACTATACGTCCCCTGGGAAATAATTTGGAGCAACCAAATTCCAACTCGCAGTTCAGAGGCCTTCGGGTTATCGTAGTGGATGATGATAACATAAACCGGACTGTGACCATTAAGCTCCTCGAGAAACTTGGCTGTCAAGTTACTGCTGTGTCTTCCGGGTTTGAATGCCTGAGTGCTCTTACTGCCTCCGAAAACTCTTTTCAAATTGTTGTATTGGATCTCCACATGCCGGAAATGGATGGGTTCGAAGTAGCAATGAGAATCAGGAAGTTCCGCAGCCGTAGTTGGCCATTGATCATAGCCATCACAGCAAGTGCGGAGGAGCATATATGGGAGAGATGTCTGCAGCTGGGAATGAACGGATTGATTCGAAAACCAGTTCTTTTGCAAGGGATGGCGGATGAACTTCGTCGAGTTCTACAATGAGCAGATGAAGGTTTGTGGAGATGAAGCAAGTGAAGTAATGTGGTGTAGTTTACTTTTGTTTCCTTACTTCTTTCACAACTTCTTTAGGTTTCTCCAATGAGCACAAGTTCTAGAGAGATGGAATCCAACTTAAACATGTTAAACTTAGTTTTACtcaaaaaatatagtaattaTATATTGCTAACCATATCCTTCATGTCACAAGTAATATGTACTGAATAATGagagttttttttctttgttgatgTTAAATGCGCAAAATTGAGCGCAATGGCATTATAAGATTCATACTGCGactccacttagtgggataagacttggttgttgttgttagtGTTAAACCAAGGCTACTCATATTCAAGTTAAGGTGACAGTAGCTATATGATTGTCCTAACTATAACAAATATTTACTCCAATCCAATGATTATTCACCTATTCAAACAAAATGCTTCGCAAAACTTATACACACCTGTAATGTCAATATGTGCGTAATTGGCTTGTAATACCCATTACAAATGCTTGGCAATCAATAGAAGAGTGGAATTGAAGATTGAAAAAGATAGTCCGAGCAGACACCATATATATGTTTGATTAAACCAAATTTAAATACCGatttgttgtggcctatatttaactaaCAGGGAGAGGGGGCCGGCAGCACAGAgaaaatatagagagagagatgtgtttgtagggttgtgtaaaAGATGTGTTATTCTCCATACgcaatgcctttatttatagtaataagagagaagaaatccttctcctccaaggaatacaagtcctaatagggaagaataactagaataaaatctaatctagtatttacacaatcacacttaaataaaaagtttataacactcccccttgagtatGCAAATATCCAAGTAGATTCGGCATCATgtagagttgaggaagtcgacttgtCAGCACTGATTTTGGGAACACGCTagtctcaataaggtaggaacttgcataagaaaataagtctaaaaaaaaaaccctaaggctatggtaaaaacccaagtagggacaaaatccgtagtctaaggaaaaatgtgtgagtaatgcaaagtcaaatgaaacgtctacgggacatcatcagggatatgatcaacccaaggtAGGTGTctcatcaaaacctcgttaagtagcaaaaacccagtgggaaaaatgctcttaatcgtAAGGAATAAAAgcacattaagatcaagcaagtatacttcaggatactccccctgagtttgacacaattcgaaagagaactaacaatggtacaactcagaaagtttacgcataccaattccttgaacaagcttctgaaacgttgCCCTCGGTGGTGATTTGGTGAAAAGGTCGGCCATCTTGTCTTGTGAatggatttgcgtgacttcaatcttttgatgttcttgttgttgatgtgagaagaagaactttGGCGCAATATGCTAGGTGTTGTCtcttttgatgtaacccttcttaaGTTGTTCGTTGCATGCTATGTTGTCTTCATAGATCGTTGTCGGGACGTCTACGACGGGGTAAAGATCGcatgagcttcgaatatggcccacaactaCTCTCAGCCAGAAGCATTCTTGAGTTGCTTCGTGTAGGGCGATAATtttagcatggttagacgaagtggcaactaaggtctgtttagttgacctccaagagattgcggtgcctccaacggtaaagacataacctgttTGAGAACGCACCTTGTGCGTATCAGATAAGTATCATGCGTCGGCATaactatgtttgtaccatacttgaccaatcccgaaactactgagcaccagttaacgttataccgtcaaggacccagaagagtttccctcaaaccaggaggccaatcacagcgcgacacgtgtcgacatcagaagccaatcatatcGCAAAAGtctcaacatcagaagccaatcacaacacgacacgtgtcaatgtcagaatgaaactagaaactcttttctataaatagagatcattctttcacaatatttcctaatgtcatttgtactaaatcattcactagtactcactaaaggagagcttgaacctatgtacttgtgtaaacccttcacaattaatgagaactcatctactcagtggacatagccaatctgggtgaaccacgtacatcttgtgtttgcttccctgtctctatccatttacatatttatccacactggtgaccagagcaatctagtgaaggtcacaaacttgacactttctgttgtaccaaagtcatcactgattttgtgcatcaacatttggcgccgtctgtgggaacgacacgtATTCCCGCTCTCTTCAGTTTTGTCAaggtggtttccaccattcgtacactctcttttgactagACATCCCTCTCTAACATGGGGAGCAAAAGAAGCCACAACACGcataatgacacccctcttgcacctggtgcgaagcaacgaaggaatgaacaaaaaaagtttgctcttcaggctaaagtcgatgagctggaagttcagaacaacaagatagcaatgaagaatgagatcctccaagagcagtatgagaaggtctttgAGACGcttcacgaaactaggcgtactcaaacacgcgagctcattACCTTTGTGGACATCAatcatcatctgggtgcccccttcgacatgggtatccctgatgaggagcgagctaatcatcaaaactttgatcaacatgagacttttctcaacccagctgctttgaCCTGAAGtatgagaagtggaggaaaacacctccttacagaagaagtggaaggatcaaaaccGTCTTTCACGATTGtcgagatttcctaaagcaatgTTAAGaaaatcccatccatgtaagcttaAAGATCAAttacccaagggtctctgaaagactcagtcccctcccatgtcccaggccggctaccaatttggggaaggggcaacaagtcctagagaaacacgaaggtataggagACTCAGaaatgttccgacagacataccttggaagtcagtatggcgtccagggaaaaatcacatgctcttgatcaaaccttcatacttccaagaggagatgaagatttacgaaagaaaactccagtggtacatgactccactcaggaccctcttgtcctacaacttcttaatgaagtaaacaagttgaaggccaaacgacaagctgagatatctgattggaaccaacctaggcctggc
Proteins encoded in this region:
- the LOC126593792 gene encoding protein EIN4-like — protein: MFRALAIGLLVLCFVTLVSGSDHDFSHCNCDEEGFWSIPNILECQRVSDFLIAIAYFSIPVELLYFVSCSNVPFKWVLLQFIAFIVLCGLTHLLNAWTYYGRYTFQLMLSLTIAKFLTALVSCATVITLLTLFPMILKVKVRELFLRQNVMELDQEVGMMKIQKEASWHVRMLTQEIRKSLDKHTILYTTLVELSKTLDLHNCAVWMPNEKRGEMNLTHELKTSSSQQYRRSIPINDPDVLEIRESERVMILRPDSALGSASSVESSESGAVAAIRMPMLRVSNFKGGTPQLVDTHYAILVLVLPVADSGGWSHHELEIVEVVADQVAVALSHAAVLEESQLMREKLAEQNRALQQAKKNAMMASQARHSFQKVMSHGMRRPMHTILGLLSMFQDNLSFKQSIIVDTMEKTSYVICTLINDVMEMSVKDNGRFPLEMRPFELHSMIKEAACLAKCLCMYKGFSFEIDVQSSLPNQVMGDEKRTFQVLLHMIGYLLSTYNGGGTVVFRAISESGTDGLDDRLQGMWRMGIPDEYICIKFEFEISEANSYPGGLIASTHDACRQHNNDAIKKGLSFSICKKIVQMMQGNIWISMNPVEFAESMTLVLRFQILSSMGRTIRPLGNNLEQPNSNSQFRGLRVIVVDDDNINRTVTIKLLEKLGCQVTAVSSGFECLSALTASENSFQIVVLDLHMPEMDGFEVAMRIRKFRSRSWPLIIAITASAEEHIWERCLQLGMNGLIRKPVLLQGMADELRRVLQ